A genomic stretch from Halopiger aswanensis includes:
- a CDS encoding excinuclease ABC subunit C: protein MNAEGVRDRARSLPREPGVYQFREDETTLYVGKAVDLRSRVGSYADPRSARIRRMVERADGIEIAVTDTETQALLLEANLIKRHQPRYNVRLKDDKSYPMVQLTDHEAPQIEITRDPDESATVFGPYTNKGQVETVVKALRETYGVRGCSDHKYSNRDRPCLDYEMGLCTAPCTREIDLESYGEDVTAVERFLEGETGILADPLRREMEAAAADQNFERAANLRDRLETVRAFHGEGGEAVQSVGDERAVDVLGVAIEGEDATVARLRAEDGKLVDRERHTLEAPGSTDIDGPADDGEGGVPAVLAAFIVQYYAERRLPDAILLPERHGDEEVAAWLEAEGVSVRVPGAGREAKLVDLALKNARRNVGRRDECGMLADALEIDSARRIEGFDVSHAQGKSAVGSDVTFVDGSAEKADYRRKKLTDQNDDYDNMRALLEWRASRAVEDRDDRPDPDLLLIDGGQGQLEAARDALAAVGWDVPAVALAKAEERVITPDREFSWPDDAPHLHLLQRVRDEAHRFAVQYHQTVRDEVKTVLDDVEGVGPETRKRLLGRFGSVENVREASLEDLRSVPGVGEKTAETIKSRLEG, encoded by the coding sequence ATGAACGCCGAGGGGGTTCGCGACCGCGCGCGATCGCTGCCGCGAGAGCCCGGAGTCTACCAGTTTCGGGAGGACGAGACGACGCTGTACGTCGGGAAGGCCGTCGACCTCCGGAGCCGGGTCGGCTCCTACGCCGACCCGCGCAGCGCCCGCATTCGGCGGATGGTCGAGCGCGCCGACGGCATCGAGATCGCCGTCACCGACACCGAGACCCAGGCCCTGTTGCTCGAGGCGAACCTGATCAAGCGCCACCAGCCACGCTACAACGTCCGGCTGAAGGACGACAAATCGTACCCGATGGTCCAGTTGACGGACCACGAGGCCCCGCAGATCGAAATTACGCGGGACCCCGACGAGTCCGCGACCGTCTTCGGCCCCTACACGAACAAGGGGCAGGTCGAGACCGTCGTGAAGGCGCTGCGCGAGACCTACGGCGTCCGCGGCTGTTCCGACCACAAGTACAGCAACCGCGACCGACCCTGTCTCGACTACGAGATGGGGCTCTGTACCGCGCCCTGCACCCGCGAGATCGACCTCGAGAGCTACGGCGAAGACGTCACCGCCGTCGAGCGGTTCCTCGAGGGCGAGACGGGCATCCTCGCGGACCCGCTGCGCCGCGAGATGGAGGCCGCCGCCGCAGACCAGAACTTCGAGCGCGCCGCTAACCTGCGGGACCGCCTCGAGACGGTGCGGGCGTTCCACGGCGAGGGCGGCGAGGCCGTCCAGTCGGTCGGCGACGAGCGCGCGGTCGACGTGCTCGGCGTCGCCATCGAGGGCGAGGACGCGACCGTCGCCCGCCTGCGCGCCGAGGACGGGAAGCTGGTCGATCGGGAACGCCACACGCTCGAGGCGCCCGGTTCGACGGATATCGACGGGCCCGCGGATGACGGCGAGGGCGGCGTCCCCGCCGTCCTCGCGGCCTTCATCGTCCAGTACTACGCCGAGCGCCGCCTGCCCGACGCGATCTTGCTCCCCGAGCGCCACGGCGACGAGGAGGTCGCCGCCTGGCTCGAGGCCGAGGGCGTCTCGGTGCGCGTCCCCGGCGCCGGCCGCGAGGCGAAACTGGTCGACCTCGCGCTGAAGAACGCCCGCCGGAACGTCGGCCGCCGCGACGAGTGCGGGATGCTCGCGGACGCCCTCGAGATCGACTCGGCCCGCCGCATCGAGGGGTTCGACGTGAGCCACGCCCAGGGGAAATCGGCGGTCGGCAGCGACGTCACCTTCGTCGACGGCAGCGCCGAGAAGGCGGATTACAGGCGGAAGAAGCTCACCGACCAGAACGACGACTACGACAACATGCGCGCGCTGCTCGAGTGGCGCGCCAGCCGGGCCGTCGAGGACCGCGACGACCGGCCCGACCCCGACCTCCTGCTGATCGACGGCGGCCAGGGGCAACTCGAGGCCGCCCGGGACGCGCTCGCGGCGGTCGGCTGGGACGTGCCGGCGGTCGCGCTCGCGAAGGCCGAGGAGCGCGTGATTACGCCCGACCGGGAGTTCTCGTGGCCCGACGACGCACCCCACCTTCACCTCCTCCAGCGGGTCCGCGACGAGGCCCACCGCTTCGCGGTGCAGTACCACCAGACCGTCCGCGACGAGGTCAAGACCGTGCTGGACGACGTCGAAGGCGTCGGCCCCGAAACCAGAAAGCGCCTGCTGGGTCGGTTCGGCAGCGTCGAGAACGTCCGCGAGGCGAGCCTCGAGGACCTCCGGAGCGTCCCCGGCGTCGGGGAGAAGACGGCGGAGACGATCAAGTCGCGACTCGAAGGGTAG
- a CDS encoding ABC transporter ATP-binding protein yields the protein MPAITVDSLTKSYGQGEGATLALEDLSFEVREGEVFGFLGPNGAGKSTTINVILDFIRPTAGRVEVLGMNAQANSREIRARTGVLPEGVETYDRLTARQHLEFAIESKGADDDPEALLERVGLLDAIDKKAGGYSKGMSQRLMLAMALVGEPDLLILDEPSTGLDPNGAREMRDIVREENARGATVFFSSHIMEQVEAVCDRVGILRDGEMVAVDSVEGLRDSVGGGTSLRVTVDQLDDEALQAVRSLPDVSNVVVEGEDPPTITVQVQGDGSKTAVLGELEDRGIDVQDFSTREASLEDVFRSYTTGSEVEAR from the coding sequence ATGCCCGCTATTACAGTCGATTCCCTGACCAAATCCTACGGTCAGGGAGAGGGAGCAACCCTTGCGCTCGAGGATCTCTCCTTCGAGGTCCGCGAGGGCGAGGTGTTCGGCTTCCTCGGTCCCAACGGCGCCGGCAAGTCGACGACGATCAACGTCATCCTCGATTTCATCCGGCCGACCGCCGGGCGGGTCGAGGTGCTGGGCATGAACGCCCAGGCCAACAGCCGCGAGATCCGCGCGCGGACCGGCGTCCTCCCCGAGGGCGTCGAGACCTACGACCGCCTGACGGCCCGCCAGCACCTCGAGTTCGCCATCGAGTCCAAAGGGGCCGACGACGACCCCGAAGCCCTCCTCGAGCGGGTCGGCCTCCTCGACGCGATCGACAAGAAGGCCGGCGGCTACTCCAAGGGGATGTCCCAGCGGCTCATGCTCGCCATGGCGCTGGTCGGCGAGCCGGACCTCCTGATCTTAGACGAACCCTCCACCGGTCTCGACCCGAACGGGGCCCGCGAAATGCGCGATATCGTCCGCGAGGAGAACGCCCGCGGCGCGACGGTCTTCTTCTCGAGTCACATCATGGAGCAGGTCGAAGCCGTCTGCGACCGCGTCGGCATCCTCCGGGACGGCGAGATGGTCGCCGTCGACTCCGTCGAGGGGCTGCGCGACTCGGTCGGCGGCGGCACCTCGCTGCGGGTTACCGTCGACCAGCTCGACGACGAGGCCCTGCAGGCAGTGCGCTCGCTGCCCGACGTTTCGAACGTCGTGGTGGAAGGTGAGGACCCGCCGACGATCACCGTTCAGGTCCAGGGCGACGGCTCGAAAACGGCCGTTCTCGGCGAACTCGAGGACCGCGGCATCGACGTCCAGGACTTCTCGACGCGAGAAGCCTCGCTCGAGGACGTCTTCCGCTCGTACACGACGGGCTCGGAGGTGGAAGCGCGATGA
- the uvrB gene encoding excinuclease ABC subunit UvrB, with protein MSDSESRGPLQPDRPDVDRPFEVDAPFEPAGDQPEAIEQLADGFRQGMDKQTLLGVTGSGKTNTVSWVIEEIQKPTLVIAHNKTLAAQLYEEFRNLFPNNAVEYFVSYYDYYQPEAYVEQTDTYIDKDASINDEIDRLRHSATRSLLTREDVIVVASVSAIYGLGDPRNYVDMSLRLEVGQEIGRDELLKQLVDLNYERNDVDFTQGTFRVRGDTVEIYPMYGRYAVRVELWGDEIDRMVKVDPLEGETKGDQQAVLVHPAEHYSIPETKLERAMDEIREDLDKRISYFERKGDMIAAQRIEERTTFDLEMMQETGYCSGIENYSVYLSDRESGDAPYTLLDYFPDDFLTVVDESHQTLPQIRGQYAGDKSRKDSLVENGFRLPTAYDNRPLTFEEFEEKTDQTLYVSATPGDYEYEHSDQIAEQIVRPTHLVDPEIEVTDATGQIDDLMDRIDERIERDERTLVTTLTKRMAEDLTEYLEEAGVDVAYMHDETDTLERHEIIRSLRLGEIDVLVGINLLREGLDIPEVSLVGILDADQEGFLRSETTLIQTMGRAARNVNGKVVLYADDPSNAMESAIEETRRRRRIQQEFNEEHGFEPTTIEKEVGETNLPGSKTDTSEVSGKSLEDEDDAARYIDELEQQMQEAASNLEFELAADIRDRIREVREEFDLEGGDEDEGIAPPTEEF; from the coding sequence ATGAGCGACTCCGAGTCTCGAGGCCCGCTCCAGCCGGACCGTCCCGACGTCGACCGGCCGTTCGAGGTCGACGCGCCGTTCGAACCTGCGGGCGACCAGCCCGAAGCGATCGAACAGCTCGCCGACGGGTTCCGGCAGGGAATGGACAAGCAGACCCTGCTCGGCGTGACGGGCTCGGGAAAGACCAACACCGTCTCGTGGGTGATCGAGGAGATTCAGAAGCCGACGCTCGTAATTGCACATAACAAAACTCTCGCGGCCCAGCTCTACGAGGAGTTTCGGAACCTGTTTCCGAACAACGCCGTCGAGTACTTCGTCTCCTACTACGACTACTACCAGCCCGAGGCCTACGTCGAGCAGACCGACACCTACATCGACAAGGACGCGTCGATCAACGACGAGATCGACCGCCTGCGCCACTCCGCGACGCGCTCGCTGCTCACCCGCGAGGACGTCATCGTCGTCGCCTCCGTCTCCGCCATCTACGGCCTCGGCGACCCGCGCAACTACGTCGACATGTCCCTGCGTCTCGAGGTCGGCCAGGAGATCGGCCGCGACGAACTCCTGAAACAGCTCGTGGACCTGAACTACGAGCGCAACGACGTCGACTTCACCCAAGGCACCTTCCGCGTCCGGGGCGACACCGTCGAGATCTACCCGATGTACGGCCGCTACGCCGTCCGCGTGGAACTCTGGGGGGACGAGATCGACCGCATGGTCAAGGTCGACCCTCTCGAGGGCGAAACCAAGGGCGACCAGCAGGCCGTGCTCGTCCACCCGGCCGAGCACTACTCGATTCCGGAGACGAAACTCGAGCGGGCGATGGACGAGATCCGCGAGGACCTGGATAAGCGCATCTCCTACTTCGAGCGCAAGGGCGACATGATCGCCGCCCAGCGCATCGAGGAGCGCACTACCTTCGACCTCGAGATGATGCAGGAGACGGGCTACTGTTCGGGGATCGAGAACTACTCGGTCTACCTCTCGGACCGCGAGTCTGGCGACGCACCCTACACCCTGCTGGACTACTTCCCCGACGACTTCCTGACGGTGGTCGACGAGTCCCACCAGACGCTGCCCCAGATCCGCGGCCAGTACGCCGGCGACAAGTCCCGCAAGGACTCGCTGGTGGAGAACGGCTTCCGCCTCCCCACCGCGTACGACAACCGACCGCTCACCTTCGAGGAGTTCGAGGAGAAGACCGATCAGACCCTCTACGTCTCGGCGACGCCGGGCGACTACGAGTACGAGCACAGCGATCAGATCGCCGAGCAGATCGTTCGACCGACCCACCTCGTCGACCCCGAAATCGAGGTCACGGACGCGACGGGCCAGATCGACGATCTGATGGACCGCATCGACGAGCGCATCGAGCGCGACGAGCGGACGCTGGTCACCACCCTCACCAAGCGCATGGCCGAGGACCTCACGGAGTATCTCGAGGAGGCCGGTGTCGACGTCGCCTACATGCACGACGAGACCGACACCCTCGAGCGCCACGAGATCATCCGCTCGCTGCGACTGGGCGAGATCGACGTGCTCGTGGGGATCAACCTGCTGCGCGAGGGGCTGGACATCCCAGAGGTCTCGCTCGTCGGAATATTGGACGCCGACCAGGAGGGCTTTCTGCGCTCCGAGACGACGCTGATCCAGACGATGGGTCGTGCAGCGCGGAACGTCAACGGGAAGGTCGTCCTCTACGCCGACGACCCCTCGAACGCCATGGAGTCGGCCATCGAGGAGACCCGCCGCCGCCGGCGGATCCAGCAGGAGTTCAACGAGGAACACGGCTTCGAACCCACCACGATCGAGAAGGAGGTCGGCGAGACCAACCTGCCCGGCAGCAAGACCGACACCTCCGAGGTCTCCGGCAAGTCGCTCGAGGACGAGGACGACGCCGCCCGCTACATCGACGAACTCGAGCAGCAAATGCAGGAAGCCGCGAGCAACCTCGAGTTCGAACTGGCGGCCGACATCCGCGACCGGATCCGCGAGGTGCGCGAGGAGTTCGACCTCGAGGGCGGCGACGAGGACGAGGGGATCGCGCCGCCGACCGAGGAGTTCTGA
- a CDS encoding DUF7577 domain-containing protein, whose translation MVPLEELYVTVVGILLLAALGACIPVLLQIFRDGLERQRKRTSGERNRGTEADDADSSASARQRTETTARLTCDHCGATNDSEFSYCRCCLERL comes from the coding sequence GTGGTCCCGCTCGAGGAGCTCTACGTAACTGTCGTCGGTATCCTCTTGCTCGCTGCGTTAGGGGCCTGTATTCCGGTTCTCCTGCAGATTTTTCGAGACGGCCTCGAGCGCCAGCGCAAGCGGACGTCCGGGGAGCGAAACCGCGGCACCGAAGCGGATGACGCCGACTCGAGCGCGTCCGCCCGACAGCGGACGGAGACGACGGCTCGCCTGACGTGCGATCACTGCGGGGCGACGAACGATTCCGAGTTCAGCTACTGTCGGTGCTGTTTGGAACGACTCTGA
- a CDS encoding ABC transporter permease encodes MSADTGSGAGTGTDTRAGTPSPGTASSSINLESVRAIAKKDFQDSIRSWMFWGLSIFFFTLLVAVTGAISYFGDEIAQAGATTEALILFVSQITRLVIPLIAIVLGWKSIAGERETGSIKILLSLPHSRKDVLLGKLLGRSAVLSISLAIGFALAAVVVAVILGGFDVVDYVSLLAMAIIYGLAYTSIAVSLSSMTRSTTLAGAAMAGIFLLFYLVWNAIQSALQLLMNRGTISGVTYTREATLPDGSTQQISAERLPDWALFVDMIDPGNAFQNAITVLSSAGGSNLGTSYPEYYFPDGLPFYLENWFSFVILLLWIVVPIAIALFRFDRVDL; translated from the coding sequence ATGAGCGCCGATACTGGCTCCGGAGCCGGGACGGGGACCGACACGCGCGCCGGGACACCGTCGCCCGGCACCGCCTCGAGTTCGATCAACCTCGAGAGCGTCCGCGCAATCGCGAAGAAAGACTTCCAGGACTCGATCCGCTCGTGGATGTTCTGGGGGCTCAGCATCTTCTTTTTCACCCTGCTGGTCGCGGTCACGGGCGCAATTTCGTACTTCGGTGACGAAATCGCACAGGCCGGCGCGACGACGGAGGCGCTCATCTTGTTCGTCAGTCAGATCACGCGGCTGGTCATCCCGTTGATCGCGATCGTGCTGGGCTGGAAGTCGATCGCCGGCGAGCGCGAGACGGGGAGTATCAAGATCCTGCTCTCGCTGCCTCACTCGCGCAAGGACGTGCTGCTCGGCAAACTGCTGGGTCGCTCGGCCGTGCTCTCGATCTCGCTGGCGATCGGGTTCGCGCTCGCTGCAGTCGTCGTCGCGGTGATACTGGGCGGGTTCGACGTCGTCGACTACGTGAGCCTGCTCGCGATGGCGATCATCTACGGGCTCGCGTACACGAGCATCGCCGTGTCCCTGTCGTCGATGACGCGCTCGACGACCCTGGCTGGTGCCGCCATGGCCGGCATCTTCCTGCTGTTTTACCTCGTCTGGAACGCGATTCAGAGCGCGCTGCAGTTGCTGATGAACCGGGGAACGATCTCGGGCGTCACCTATACGCGTGAGGCCACCCTCCCCGACGGCTCTACGCAGCAGATATCGGCCGAGCGGCTGCCCGACTGGGCGCTGTTCGTCGACATGATCGATCCGGGCAACGCCTTCCAGAACGCGATCACCGTCCTCAGTTCGGCCGGCGGGAGCAACCTGGGAACGTCCTACCCCGAGTACTACTTCCCGGACGGGCTCCCGTTCTACCTCGAGAACTGGTTCTCCTTTGTCATCCTGCTGCTCTGGATCGTCGTTCCGATCGCGATCGCACTGTTCCGGTTCGATCGCGTCGACCTCTGA
- a CDS encoding GNAT family N-acetyltransferase: protein MEIRPATLEDREQIRAVARDTWHDTYDELDADTVDETIDEWYGDDALEMALSKAGTAFLVAETDGEVVGFTHGVVTEDEGDVLRMAVHPDYQNEGIGTALHERLCEDLQDFNMERMRAIDLASNEGGREFYERQGFERTGEGTVEIGDEQRREVVYTLEL from the coding sequence ATCGAGATCCGTCCCGCGACGCTCGAAGACCGCGAGCAGATCAGGGCCGTCGCCCGCGACACCTGGCACGACACCTACGACGAACTCGACGCCGACACCGTCGACGAAACGATCGACGAGTGGTACGGCGACGACGCCCTCGAGATGGCACTCTCGAAGGCCGGGACCGCGTTCCTCGTCGCTGAAACGGACGGCGAGGTCGTGGGCTTCACCCACGGCGTCGTCACCGAAGACGAAGGTGACGTCCTCCGCATGGCCGTCCATCCAGACTACCAGAACGAAGGGATCGGGACCGCGCTGCACGAGCGACTCTGCGAAGACCTGCAGGACTTCAACATGGAGCGGATGCGCGCGATCGACCTCGCCTCGAACGAGGGCGGCCGCGAGTTCTACGAACGGCAAGGGTTCGAACGAACTGGCGAAGGGACCGTCGAGATCGGCGACGAGCAGCGACGTGAAGTCGTGTACACGCTCGAGTTGTAG
- a CDS encoding putative manganese transporter, whose protein sequence is MNDLLTVLLESLRDGYVQVSAFVAVTVLAFGLIQYRTDGALLAAIEDNERLQVLFGGLLGLTPGCGGAIIVMPLYVRGTVSFGTVVATLGATAGDSAFVILALAPEAALYAYAIAFAASVATGYLVDSVGLGVSRVDAAVARLSPNATPDGGTVVNGGVGPNPAHDYCGPAPTHAHETGPDRHSRVLTPLSHLAHVLWWVAAVAGLVLGSVYLFRGGPEVPLTAGLGFDGLFTVVGIVGALLSLYLYVVGRHYVGEGEIARARDSFKSVYDTLTHAAMETSFVTVWVLVAFLVYEYAVLLTGLNVAALASTAGVLAPMGAAVVGLIPGCGPQILLASVYAEGGLPFSALTANAIAQDGDALFPLLAVDAKAAVVASIYNFLPAVVVGVALHLLWAPVFGMAEFGFGVL, encoded by the coding sequence ATGAACGATCTACTGACGGTCCTCCTCGAGTCGCTGCGGGACGGCTACGTCCAGGTGAGCGCGTTCGTCGCGGTGACGGTGCTTGCGTTCGGCCTGATTCAGTACCGGACCGACGGCGCGTTACTCGCGGCGATCGAGGACAACGAGCGGCTGCAAGTGCTGTTCGGCGGGCTGCTCGGGCTGACGCCGGGCTGTGGCGGCGCGATCATCGTCATGCCGCTGTACGTCCGCGGGACGGTCAGCTTCGGGACCGTCGTCGCGACCCTTGGGGCGACCGCGGGCGACTCCGCGTTCGTGATCCTCGCACTCGCGCCCGAAGCCGCGCTGTACGCCTACGCCATCGCCTTCGCGGCCTCGGTCGCGACCGGCTACCTCGTGGACTCGGTCGGGCTGGGCGTCTCGCGGGTCGACGCCGCCGTGGCTCGCCTCTCGCCCAATGCGACGCCCGACGGCGGCACAGTCGTCAACGGCGGCGTCGGGCCGAACCCCGCCCACGACTACTGCGGGCCGGCGCCGACCCACGCCCACGAGACCGGGCCCGATCGGCACTCTCGAGTGCTGACGCCGCTGTCTCACCTCGCACACGTCCTGTGGTGGGTCGCCGCCGTCGCGGGACTCGTCCTCGGATCGGTGTACCTGTTCCGGGGCGGTCCCGAAGTCCCGCTTACGGCCGGCCTCGGCTTCGACGGCCTGTTCACTGTCGTCGGGATCGTCGGTGCCCTGCTATCGCTCTACCTCTACGTCGTCGGCCGCCACTACGTCGGCGAAGGCGAGATCGCGCGGGCTCGAGACTCCTTCAAATCGGTCTACGACACGCTCACCCACGCGGCGATGGAGACGAGTTTCGTCACTGTCTGGGTGCTCGTGGCCTTCCTCGTCTACGAGTACGCCGTCCTCCTCACCGGGCTGAACGTCGCCGCGCTGGCCTCGACCGCTGGCGTCCTCGCGCCGATGGGCGCCGCGGTCGTCGGCCTCATTCCGGGCTGCGGCCCGCAGATTCTGCTGGCGAGCGTCTACGCCGAAGGCGGGCTCCCGTTCTCCGCGCTGACCGCCAACGCGATCGCCCAGGACGGCGACGCGCTGTTCCCGCTGCTGGCCGTCGACGCGAAGGCGGCCGTCGTCGCCTCGATCTACAACTTCCTGCCCGCGGTCGTCGTCGGCGTCGCGCTGCATCTGCTGTGGGCGCCCGTCTTCGGCATGGCTGAGTTCGGCTTCGGCGTACTCTGA
- a CDS encoding ArsA family ATPase, producing the protein MTECILYGGKGGVGKTTCAAATAIRLATAGKRTLVVSTDPAHSLSDSLGVPLEADPTELDLQGGEGELWAVEIDPDAQKDRYEALARALAADLRSAGIRLSDAEIERLFAGGAPAGSDEIAALDLLVDYVESGEWDVVVFDTAPTGHTLRLFDMPEVMGLALETTQSLRGQARRIGTAARTAMFGPMSMFAGRDDESEDDLEAFRARLERARDILTDPERTEFRVVCLPEGMAIAESERLVERLREADVAVDRLVVNRVFEDPEENCSRCRSRYERHRERVREIRETFPDLEVVTLPEQEGEVQGLEAVRSVAAAFRSRA; encoded by the coding sequence ATGACGGAGTGCATTCTCTACGGCGGCAAGGGCGGCGTCGGCAAGACGACCTGCGCGGCCGCTACGGCGATCAGACTGGCAACGGCGGGGAAGCGGACGCTCGTCGTGTCGACGGATCCGGCACACTCGCTGTCGGATTCGCTGGGCGTCCCCCTCGAGGCCGACCCCACCGAACTCGACCTTCAGGGCGGTGAGGGAGAGTTGTGGGCCGTCGAGATCGATCCGGACGCTCAAAAAGACCGCTACGAGGCCCTGGCGCGGGCGCTCGCCGCCGACCTCCGCAGCGCCGGCATCCGGCTCTCCGACGCGGAGATCGAGCGGCTCTTCGCCGGCGGCGCGCCCGCGGGGAGCGACGAGATCGCGGCACTGGACCTGCTCGTCGACTACGTCGAGTCGGGCGAGTGGGACGTCGTCGTCTTCGACACCGCGCCCACGGGCCACACGCTGCGGCTGTTCGACATGCCCGAGGTGATGGGACTGGCCCTCGAGACGACCCAGTCGCTCCGCGGACAGGCCCGACGGATCGGGACCGCGGCCCGGACGGCGATGTTCGGCCCGATGTCGATGTTCGCCGGTCGCGACGACGAGAGCGAGGACGACCTCGAGGCGTTTCGCGCTCGTCTCGAGCGGGCTCGCGATATCCTGACCGATCCCGAGCGGACCGAGTTTCGGGTCGTCTGCCTCCCCGAGGGGATGGCCATCGCCGAATCCGAGCGGCTGGTCGAGCGACTCCGCGAAGCCGACGTGGCGGTCGACCGGCTGGTCGTGAATCGCGTCTTCGAGGATCCCGAGGAGAATTGTTCGCGCTGTCGGTCGCGATACGAGCGCCACCGAGAGCGGGTCCGCGAGATTCGGGAGACCTTCCCCGACCTCGAGGTCGTCACGCTGCCCGAACAGGAGGGCGAGGTGCAGGGGCTCGAGGCGGTGCGGTCGGTTGCAGCAGCGTTTCGATCGCGGGCGTGA
- a CDS encoding SUI1 family translation initiation factor, with protein sequence MSNDDDLEDLLDELDTQGDLETSQQQLRLRTESRRYDKPVTIVEGFDLPKSEIEDVASDLKSSLGTGGTVTEGHIELQGDHRDRVPDLLRDRGFDVRE encoded by the coding sequence ATGTCAAACGACGACGACCTCGAGGATCTGCTCGACGAACTCGACACCCAGGGCGACCTCGAGACGTCACAACAGCAACTGCGACTCCGCACCGAGAGCCGACGCTACGACAAGCCGGTGACGATCGTCGAAGGGTTCGACCTGCCGAAGTCCGAAATCGAGGACGTCGCCTCCGACCTGAAGAGTTCGCTCGGGACGGGCGGGACGGTCACCGAAGGCCACATCGAGTTGCAGGGCGATCACCGCGACCGCGTGCCCGACCTGCTTCGCGATCGCGGATTCGACGTTCGCGAGTAG
- a CDS encoding PH domain-containing protein codes for MTNCNRKDNSEGDTDDRGGDAVDETGVTDGSDIDTTEATTGAETATEVQRGLSGEASTDSSATPDDEPPTRDRTVTMSYDEGTTTTQSDAAAGSTGTIRYETTPMLRPVLLLLSSVLLCGTVALAIPMFRPDLFGDPVIAEIVQYAIAVLVTVTVVRFSVQLVVLWRTRYEIRDDALIRRYNLAYKRTVRKIPVSKLRGHEFTQSRYQASLGVGTIRLLTAGTNRSLGFLAFEHLREPEVVQAHIQRLLAEQAQNRDRLSSDS; via the coding sequence ATGACGAACTGTAATCGCAAAGACAATTCTGAGGGAGATACCGACGATCGCGGTGGTGATGCGGTGGACGAGACCGGCGTCACCGACGGGAGCGACATCGACACTACCGAGGCCACTACCGGTGCAGAGACGGCCACCGAGGTGCAGAGAGGACTGTCAGGCGAAGCGTCGACCGACTCGAGTGCGACCCCGGACGACGAGCCGCCGACTCGAGACCGAACGGTCACGATGTCGTACGACGAAGGGACGACGACCACGCAATCGGACGCGGCTGCGGGATCAACCGGGACGATCCGCTACGAGACGACGCCGATGCTCCGGCCCGTGTTGCTGTTGCTGAGTTCGGTGTTACTGTGCGGGACGGTCGCCCTGGCGATCCCTATGTTCCGGCCGGACCTCTTCGGAGATCCAGTCATCGCCGAAATCGTCCAGTATGCGATCGCCGTGCTCGTGACGGTGACGGTCGTTCGGTTTTCGGTCCAGCTCGTCGTGCTGTGGCGAACGCGGTACGAGATCCGGGATGATGCGCTGATCCGACGGTATAACCTCGCGTACAAACGAACGGTTCGAAAGATTCCGGTTAGTAAGCTTCGCGGACACGAGTTCACGCAGAGCCGCTATCAGGCATCCCTAGGCGTTGGCACGATTCGACTGCTGACGGCAGGCACTAATCGCAGTCTCGGCTTTCTCGCCTTCGAACACCTCAGAGAACCCGAAGTCGTACAAGCGCACATTCAACGGCTTCTCGCCGAGCAAGCACAGAACCGGGACCGACTCTCGAGCGACAGCTAA
- a CDS encoding DUF192 domain-containing protein, which produces MTDVWSRRHLLAVAGTVAAAGCLDAIGSGASSDETENSTDGTDGTDGTGGEESESTSGDGDSGGNESSDENGTETDGDGESSIHGDYDYETTEVAVVTPEGDELGSVTAAIADTSELRYLGLSDTEELPEDRGMLFVYESVEERTFVMREMDFGIDIIYADAGGEITSIHHAPAPEPGEDGESEAHQYPGEGQYVLEVAYEWTTERDVSEGDVLEFDLDQ; this is translated from the coding sequence ATGACAGACGTGTGGAGCCGACGACACCTTCTCGCGGTCGCCGGAACGGTCGCGGCCGCCGGTTGCCTCGACGCGATCGGTTCGGGTGCATCGAGCGACGAAACGGAGAATTCGACCGACGGAACCGATGGAACTGACGGGACTGGCGGCGAGGAATCCGAGTCGACGAGCGGCGACGGCGATAGCGGCGGAAACGAATCGTCCGACGAAAACGGGACCGAAACCGACGGCGACGGCGAATCGTCCATCCACGGAGACTACGACTACGAAACGACCGAGGTGGCGGTCGTCACGCCCGAGGGCGACGAACTCGGGTCGGTGACGGCAGCGATCGCCGACACGAGCGAACTCCGCTACCTCGGGCTGAGCGACACCGAGGAGCTCCCCGAGGACCGCGGCATGCTGTTCGTCTACGAGTCCGTCGAGGAGCGCACCTTCGTCATGCGGGAGATGGACTTCGGCATCGATATCATCTACGCCGACGCCGGTGGCGAGATTACCAGCATCCACCACGCGCCCGCACCAGAACCGGGCGAAGACGGCGAGTCCGAAGCGCACCAGTATCCCGGCGAGGGACAGTACGTCCTCGAAGTCGCCTACGAGTGGACGACCGAGCGCGACGTCAGCGAGGGCGACGTGCTCGAGTTCGACCTGGACCAGTAA